One genomic segment of Borrelia coriaceae includes these proteins:
- a CDS encoding V-type ATP synthase subunit A → MEARGKVVGVIGNLVTIEIVGTVSMNEIVFIKTGGRSLKAEIIRIRDGEVDAQVFEMTRGIAVGDDIEFTDKLLTVELGPGILSQVYDGLQNPLSELAAQFGFFLERGLYLSALDRNKKWGFNATAKVGDIVIAGDYLGFVVEGTIKHQIMIPFYRRDSYKIVEIVSSGNYTVDDKIAVIENDAGGRHVITMSFHWPVKIPITSYKERLIPSEPMVTQTRIIDTFFPVAKGGTFCIPGPFGAGKTVLQQVTSRNADVDIVIIAACGERAGEVVETLKEFPELTDPRTGTSLMERTCIICNTSSMPVAAREASVYTAITIGEYYRQMGLDVLLLADSTSRWAQAMREMSGRLEEIPGEEAFPAYLGSVIASFYERAGVVVLNNGTVGSVTVGGSVSPAGGNFEEPVTQATLKVVGAFHGLTRERSDARKFPAINPLESWSKYRGVVGFEKTEYARALLVKGSEVNQMMKVVGEEGVSIGDFLAYLKSELLDACYLQQNSFDSVDTAVSPERQNYMFDLLYDILQSEFKFENKLEARSFVNELRQNILDMNLTPFKDEKFNKLEVSLKNLVRSKKLDFRGV, encoded by the coding sequence ATGGAAGCTAGAGGAAAAGTAGTGGGAGTTATTGGAAATTTGGTTACTATTGAGATAGTTGGTACAGTTTCCATGAATGAGATTGTTTTTATTAAAACTGGTGGGCGTAGTTTAAAGGCTGAAATAATTCGTATTAGGGATGGAGAAGTTGATGCTCAAGTATTTGAAATGACTAGAGGAATTGCTGTTGGAGATGATATTGAGTTTACAGATAAGCTTTTAACGGTTGAACTTGGCCCGGGTATTTTAAGTCAGGTGTATGATGGTCTTCAAAATCCGTTGTCAGAACTTGCTGCTCAATTTGGGTTTTTTTTAGAGAGAGGCTTATATTTAAGTGCACTTGATAGAAATAAGAAATGGGGTTTTAATGCGACTGCAAAGGTTGGAGATATTGTTATTGCAGGAGATTATCTTGGGTTTGTTGTTGAAGGTACAATTAAGCATCAAATTATGATTCCATTTTATAGAAGAGATTCTTACAAAATTGTGGAGATCGTTAGTAGTGGCAATTATACTGTAGATGATAAAATTGCTGTTATTGAAAATGATGCTGGGGGCAGACATGTTATTACTATGTCGTTTCATTGGCCTGTTAAAATACCAATTACCAGTTATAAAGAGAGGCTTATTCCTAGTGAACCTATGGTAACTCAAACAAGAATAATAGATACTTTCTTTCCAGTTGCAAAGGGTGGTACATTTTGTATTCCTGGACCTTTTGGTGCTGGAAAGACAGTTCTTCAGCAAGTTACAAGTCGTAACGCTGATGTTGATATTGTAATTATTGCTGCTTGTGGTGAGCGAGCAGGTGAAGTAGTAGAAACCCTTAAGGAATTTCCTGAACTTACAGATCCAAGGACGGGTACGTCGTTAATGGAGAGAACATGTATTATTTGTAATACGTCTTCTATGCCAGTTGCTGCTCGTGAAGCATCAGTTTATACAGCAATTACTATTGGTGAATATTATAGGCAAATGGGTCTTGATGTACTTTTATTGGCAGATTCAACTTCAAGGTGGGCTCAGGCTATGAGAGAAATGTCAGGTCGTCTTGAGGAAATACCAGGTGAAGAAGCATTTCCTGCTTATCTTGGATCTGTTATTGCATCGTTTTATGAAAGGGCAGGTGTCGTTGTTTTGAATAATGGTACTGTTGGCTCTGTAACTGTGGGTGGTTCTGTAAGTCCTGCTGGGGGTAATTTTGAAGAACCTGTAACTCAGGCAACTTTAAAGGTTGTGGGAGCATTTCATGGTCTTACAAGAGAGAGATCAGATGCTAGAAAATTTCCAGCTATTAATCCTCTTGAATCTTGGAGTAAATATAGAGGAGTTGTTGGATTTGAAAAGACGGAATATGCAAGGGCTCTTTTAGTAAAAGGGAGTGAGGTCAATCAGATGATGAAAGTTGTTGGTGAGGAAGGTGTAAGTATTGGTGACTTTTTAGCGTATTTGAAGTCCGAGCTTTTAGATGCATGTTATTTGCAACAAAATTCATTTGATAGTGTTGATACTGCTGTAAGTCCTGAGCGTCAAAATTATATGTTTGATTTACTGTATGATATTTTACAATCAGAGTTTAAATTTGAAAATAAATTGGAAGCAAGAAGTTTTGTTAATGAACTCAGGCAAAATATTTTGGATATGAATCTTACTCCTTTTAAAGACGAAAAGTTTAATAAGTTAGAGGTTAGTTTAAAAAATTTAGTACGTTCTAAGAAGTTGGATTTTAGAGGTGTATAA
- a CDS encoding DUF2764 family protein: MLSSYYYVVSSLPYLDLNSGSESISSFFDNVEVALNKEDFLYLKALSEFKFVKGRLKIIDQFLEFEEIIKYTLAAIRAEKLGFSRDMYLESSYFSSYYVGILKPLLLKENPFEVELGLDMLKWQFLTELEVGNDFNFEKLVIYFLKLMLVSRRSLFIEEIGENNFDDVCQELSMQISKNF, translated from the coding sequence ATGTTAAGTTCATATTACTATGTTGTGTCATCATTGCCTTATCTTGATTTAAATAGTGGTTCAGAGAGTATATCAAGTTTTTTTGATAATGTTGAGGTTGCTTTAAACAAAGAAGATTTTCTTTATTTAAAAGCCCTGTCAGAATTTAAATTTGTTAAGGGTCGTTTAAAAATAATTGATCAGTTTCTTGAATTTGAGGAAATCATAAAGTATACTCTGGCAGCGATTAGAGCTGAAAAATTGGGATTTTCAAGGGATATGTATTTAGAATCTTCTTATTTTTCTAGTTATTATGTAGGGATTTTAAAACCCCTTCTTCTTAAGGAGAATCCTTTTGAGGTAGAATTAGGACTTGATATGTTAAAGTGGCAGTTTTTGACAGAGCTTGAAGTGGGAAATGACTTTAACTTTGAAAAGTTAGTAATTTATTTTTTAAAGTTAATGTTGGTTTCAAGAAGAAGTCTTTTTATAGAAGAGATAGGTGAGAATAATTTTGATGATGTTTGTCAAGAATTAAGCATGCAAATAAGTAAAAATTTTTGA
- a CDS encoding V-type ATP synthase subunit E, translated as MQFEVKDLINKIKKDGVEEAEKLASEIILNAKKEAETIVLKAESDAKELKMKAEREAEAYKRHSLEASRQAVRDLIIGTEKNIKSLFKASLNDSVAKVYDDNFLRELILKVVDVWSGGDKIDIILSESDLSNLLSVLRSEIGNRLDHAIEVKPFKGISKGFKIQQRDGNLYYDFTSETIADILFEYLNPRFKEVIKLV; from the coding sequence GTGCAGTTTGAAGTTAAAGATCTGATAAATAAAATTAAAAAAGATGGAGTTGAAGAAGCTGAAAAATTAGCAAGTGAGATTATTCTTAATGCAAAGAAAGAAGCGGAGACTATTGTTTTAAAAGCCGAGAGTGATGCTAAAGAATTAAAAATGAAAGCTGAAAGGGAAGCTGAGGCATATAAAAGACATTCTCTTGAGGCATCTCGTCAAGCGGTCAGAGATTTGATTATTGGTACTGAAAAAAATATTAAATCTCTTTTTAAGGCTTCTTTAAATGATTCTGTTGCTAAGGTTTATGATGATAATTTTTTAAGAGAACTTATTCTTAAAGTTGTAGATGTTTGGAGTGGAGGTGATAAGATAGACATAATACTCAGTGAGTCTGATCTTTCTAATTTATTATCTGTTTTGAGAAGTGAAATAGGAAATAGGCTGGATCATGCAATTGAGGTTAAACCTTTTAAAGGCATAAGTAAAGGCTTTAAAATTCAGCAAAGAGACGGTAATTTGTATTATGATTTTACATCAGAAACTATTGCTGATATTCTTTTTGAATATTTAAATCCAAGGTTTAAAGAAGTTATAAAGTTGGTTTAG